From Argopecten irradians isolate NY chromosome 2, Ai_NY, whole genome shotgun sequence, the proteins below share one genomic window:
- the LOC138316239 gene encoding putative ankyrin repeat protein RBE_0997: protein MPLLYKVVDCEIRPKLYPMIDFSCRPDNVVNVDKDVISLIDAVKSNDLERVRNYLGIIKQNKADIQSVVNGANDKHETALSSAIIKKNLDICKLLINNGSDVNQQAKIPPFYPRLSPISQAVIQNSMEIVKLLLSHDCQKDGVDEYGKSAISYAVSNNHVAMVTFLLESGCNINSFIPESGYSLLHDACSKENLEIVKILLKLGADPNALEMKDRTTPGFFTNKMEIHQQLINYGCDINATSRSGDTVLHMAIIHGNIQLVEFLLHHGALMNAKHVKFLYSIGNLLCKVTFQDPLELAAEQHYFNICQVLVQHGCITEQPHSENKELWGRLLNSRDNDLLFTLLYDCLPLTSTDVRRKSNLKILWQDIIDLRALVPQGVPNLKALCRLELRKRLKELCLGRSIGASVQQLPLPPLLKEYLMLHVC, encoded by the exons ATGCCGCTTCTATACAAAGTTGTCGATTGTGAAATTCGACCAAAACTTTATCCAATGATTGATTTTTCTTGTCGACCAGACAATGTAGTCAACGTTGACAAAGATGTGATTTCTCTAATAGATGCTGTAAAATCCAACGATCTAGAACGAGTGAGGAACTACCTAGGTATCATAAAACAGAACAAGGCAGACATACAAAGTGTTGTCAATGGAGCAAACGATAAACACGAAACAGCTTTGTCTTCAGCTATCATCAAG AAAAATCTTGACATCTGCAAACTATTAATAAACAATGGATCTGATGTCAACCAACAAGCGAAAATTCCCCCATTTTATCCGAGACTGTCACCCATCAGTCAGGCAGTCATACAAAACTCTATGGAGATTGTCAAACTTCTCTTGAGCCATGACTGCCAAAAAGATGGAGTCGATGAATATGG GAAATCAGCCATTAGTTATGCCGTCTCTAACAACCATGTTGCTATGGTGACCTTCCTTCTAGAGTCTGGTTGTAACATCAACAGTTTTATCCCAGAATCTGGATACTCCCTATTACATGATGCCTGTTCTAAAGAAAACCTGGAAATTGTAAAG ATTTTACTGAAGTTGGGAGCTGATCCAAATGCCCTTGAGATGAAAGATCGTACAACTCCAGGATTCTTCACAAACAAAATGGAAATTCATCAACAACTGATTAATTATGGGTGTGATATAAACGCTACCAGTCGATCAGGTGATACTGTTTTACATATGGCCATTATACATGGAAATATACAGCTTGTTGAATTCCTCCTACACCATGGTGCTCTGATGAATGCAAAGCATGTCAAGTTTTTATACTCCATAGGAAACCTTCTGTGTAAGGTGACTTTCCAGGACCCTCTGGAGCTAGCTGCAGAACAGCATTACTTCAATATATGTCAAGTTCTGGTGCAGCATGGATGTATCACTGAACAGCCTCATTCTGAAAATAAAGAGCTGTGGGGCCGTTTGCTAAACAGTCGAGATAATGACCTACTTTTTACATTGTTAtatgattgtctccctttgacTTCCACAGATGTTAGAAGAAAATCAAATCTTAAAATACTCTGGCAAGACATCATTGATCTCCGAGCACTTGTTCCTCAGGGAGTTCCTAACTTGAAGGCATTATGTCGTTTAGAGCTACGGAAACGTCTTAAAGAATTATGTTTAGGGCGTAGTATTGGTGCTTCTGTTCAACAGCTACCTCTTCCTCCTTTACTGAAGGAGTATTTGATGCTCCATGTGTGTTGA
- the LOC138316796 gene encoding inner ear-specific collagen-like translates to MLSADRITGISGNNVGRHVKEVTWDRSKEGLDVLLGDRSKEGLDVLPGDRSKEGLDVLLEDRSKEGLDVLLGDRSKEGLDVLLGDRSKEGLDVLLGDRSKEGLDVLPGDRSKEGLDVLLGDRSKEGLDVLLGDRSKEGLDVLLGDRSKEGLDVLLGDRSKEGLDVLLGDRSKEGLDVLLGDRSKEGLDVLLGDRSKEGLDVLLGDRSKEGLDVLLGDRSKEGLDVLLGDRSKEGLDVLLGDRSKEGLDVLLGDRDQRKVWMSS, encoded by the exons atgttgtCTGCTGACAGAATCACAGGAATTTCTGGGAATAATGTGGGTCGTCATGTTAAAGAAGTGACAT GGGACAGATCAAAGGAAGGTCTGGATGTCCTCCTAGGGGACAGATCAAAGGAAGGTCTGGATGTCCTCCCAGGGGACAGATCAAAGGAAGGTCTGGATGTCCTCCTAGAAGACAGATCAAAGGAAGGTCTGGATGTCCTCCTAGGGGACAGATCAAAGGAAGGTCTGGATGTCCTCCTAGGGGACAGATCAAAGGAAGGTCTGGATGTCCTCCTAGGGGACAGATCAAAGGAAGGTCTGGATGTCCTCCCAGGGGACAGATCAAAGGAAGGTCTGGATGTCCTCCTAGGGGACAGATCAAAGGAAGGTCTGGATGTCCTCCTAGGGGACAGATCAAAGGAAGGTCTGGATGTCCTCCTAGGGGACAGATCAAAGGAAGGTCTGGATGTCCTCCTAGGGGACAGATCAAAGGAAGGTCTGGATGTCCTCCTAGGGGACAGATCAAAGGAAGGTCTGGATGTCCTCCTAGGGGACAGATCAAAGGAAGGTCTGGATGTCCTCCTAGGGGACAGATCAAAGGAAGGTCTGGATGTCCTCCTAGGGGACAGATCAAAGGAAGGTCTGGATGTCCTCCTAGGGGACAGATCAAAGGAAGGTCTGGATGTCCTCCTAGGGGACAGATCAAAGGAAGGTCTGGATGTCCTCCTAGGGGACAGATCAAAGGAAGGTCTGGATGTCCTCCTAGGGGACAGAGATCAAAGGAAGGTCTGGATGTCCTCCTAG